Proteins encoded within one genomic window of Psilocybe cubensis strain MGC-MH-2018 chromosome 2, whole genome shotgun sequence:
- a CDS encoding Carnosine N-methyltransferase, with protein sequence MSFSDIRYILASDTLLASFIPLIILVIGYKHFSFNVSNLRDLLSVGYRKRPVYGYFSLPRAYFSFDQYAQLSARELSKMRASYRKLGRANEKIGFKIGYPKKLDRLQEEIANNATITAGITSLALDEFPSLKTNVDAPIDPNSADLGRVRESLKHYVRDWSSEGKPERARIFAPILKLLQKVPANSRQDLKVLVPGCGLGRLAWEISELGFDTTANELSYFMILALRFLCSEKTTKSVNQHNLAPYAHWFSHQLTNESLFRQISFPDVLPRFSSNFHLAEGDFLELKAPLSHTSHLKGYDFIITLFFIDTSLDVLATLNHIYNLLKPGGTWVNLGPLLWTGGGQAKLELSLEEVLLAVEEIGFILNAGKTGAGSRKTIECEYTGDKNAMMRWIYKAEFWVATKPQSL encoded by the exons ATGTCTTTTTCTGACATACGGTATATCTTGGCCTCCGACACACTCCTAGCGTCTTTTATCCCACTAATCATTCTTGTTATCGGATATAAGCATTTCTCCTTCAACGTCTCAAATTTGCGCGACTTGCTCTCCGTCGGGTATCGTAAACGACCTGTCTATGGATACTTCTCCCTGCCCCGAGCCTACTTTTCCTTTGACCAATATGCTCAACTTTCTGCACGCGAACTTTCCAAGATGCGCGCATCTTACAGGAAACTTGGAAGGGCTAATGAAAAGATTGGTTTCAAGATCGGCTATCCGAAAAAACTGGATCGACTTCAAGAAGAAATTGCCAATAATGCCACGATCACCGCTGGTATCACATCACTCGCCCTTGACGAATTCCCGTCTCTCAAGACGAATGTCGATGCACCTATCGACCCAAATTCTGCGGACCTTGGAAGGGTCCGCGAATCGCTGAAGCACTATGTTCGGGACTGGAGTAGTGAAGGCAAACCCGAGCGGGCGCGTATATTTGCACCAATCCTTAAACTCCTTCAAAAAGTTCCTGCAAACTCAAGACAGGACTTGAAAGTACTCGTTCCTGGTTGTGGGCTTGGGAGATTGGCATGGGAAATATCTGAACTTG GTTTCGACACCACCGCGAACGAGTTATCCTACTTTATGATCCTGGCTCTAAGATTTCTTTGTTCTGAAAAGACGACAAAATCGGTCAACCAGCACAATTTGGCCCCTTATGCCCATTGGTTCTCTCATCAACTAACCAACGAATCGTTGTTCAGACAAATTTCCTTTCCTGACGTTCTTCCTCGGTTCAGTTCGAACTTTCATCTTGCCGAAGGCGATTTCTTGGAGCTGAAAGCACCTCTCTCACACACCTCTCATCTGAAAGGCTATGACTTTATCATAACGCTCTTTTTCATTGACACCTCTCTTGACGTCCTCGCTACTTTAAACCACATCTACAATCTATTGAAACCAGGAGGAACATGGGTTAACCTTGGGCCTCTGCTATGGACAGGGGGTGGACAGGCCAAGCTTGAACTCAGTCTTGAAGAGGTACTGCTCGCTGTTGAAGAAATCGGATTCATACTCAATGCTGGCAAAACTGGTGCTGGTTCGCGTAAAACAATCGAATGCGAATACACTGGCGACAAAAATGCCATGATGCGCTGGATATACAAAGCTGAATTTTGGGTTGCTACAAAACCCCAATCGCTGTGA
- a CDS encoding Cytochrome P450 monooxygenase 91: MRELAPIFHAVGRKVQQSLIMKANEKPTKVDMLSWMTRLSLELVGKAGLGYTFDDLTDNSVEHPYEQAAKQLAGSYSQNAFLRTIITPKITTIGSPAFRKFVVEHMPLKFVQEMRRIVQVMHNTSIDIFKSKKALIHWEGQNVSRNGKGSDIITALMRANVTASTIDKLADDEVISHIKVIHTLALHQDVQVKLREEIRQARKISGEQGFTHDEIMSLPLLDAVIKETLRLYPPTVTTQRTARRDTVLPLATPIQGINGDAISHIDVPKGTTIVVSIIGSNRNQTIWGVDSQEWKPERWLQPLPESLINARVPGVYSHMMTFLAGVRACVGFKFAELEMKVVLALLVEALEFSLGTDTIIWHMNAIAQPYLESNSNAPTMPILITVAKA, encoded by the exons ATGCGCGAGCTAG CTCCGATCTTCCATGCTGTGGGCCGAAAG GTGCAACAATCTCTGATAATGAAGGCGAATGAGAAACCAACCAAG GTTGACATGCTGAGCTGGATGACCCGACTATCCTTAGAGCTAGTTGGTAAAGCTGGACTGGGTTACACCTTTGATGATCTCACAGATAATTCTGTTGAGCATCCTTACGAACAAGCAGCTAAGCAACTCGCGGGATCGTATA GTCAAAATGCATTTTTGCGAACCATTATTACCCCGAAAATAACTACAATAGGAAGTCCTGCGTTTCGAAAATTCGTAGTCGAACACATGCCTCTGAAATTTGTTCAGGAAATGCGCCGAATCGTACAAGTCATGCATAATACTTCTATCGATATTTTCAAATCGAAAAAGGCATTGATTCACTGGGAAGGACAAAATGTCTCTAGAAATGGGAAAGGGAGCGATATCATCACTGCACTGA TGAGAGCCAATGTCACGGCTTCAACTATCGATAAACTGGCGGACGATGAAGTTATAAGTCATATAAA AGTAATTCATACACTGGCACTTCATCAAGATGTCCAGGTCAAATTGCGGGAAGAGATCCGACAGGCACGCAAAATATCTGGGGAACAAGGTTTTACTCATGATGAAATCATGTCTCTACCTTTGCTTGACGCAGTCATTAAGGAAACCTTACGACT GTATCCTCCAACAGTTACAACTCAGAGAAC TGCTCGACGAGACACTGTTCTACCTCTTGCCACTCCCATCCAAGGTATCAACGGAGATGCCATTAGCCACATCGATGTACCTAAAGGAACGACCATCGTTGTGTCTATCATAGGCTCGAATAGAAATCAAACTATTTGGGGGGTAGATTCTCAAGAGTGGAAGCCGGAAAGGTGGCTCCAGCCGTTGCCCGAATCCTTAATCAACGCGCGAGTCCCCGGAGTGTATTCTCATAT GATGACATTTCTCGCTGGTGTAAGAGCATGTGT TGGTTTCAAATTTGCAGAATTGGAGATGA AGGTCGTCCTCGCATTACTTGTAGAAGCTCTAGAATTCTCACTAGGAACGGACACTATCATATGGCACATGAACGCGATCGCTCAGCCTTACCTTGAATCTAACAGTAATGCTCCAACTATGCCTATTTTAATCACTGTGGCCAAGGCATAA
- a CDS encoding Pathogenesis-related protein PRB1-3 produces the protein MAKCIKISTFFALIALITSVSALPSSQSVDVEPAELIKSRAADDSWMNSVISSHNTNRAAYGASAVTWNANLYPGALSWAQACKFQHSGGNYGENLYAASGSSNIMADGMKAWMSEASKYDYNNPGFSSATGHFTQVVWKATTQVACASANCPAGTIFPTLPATYLVCRYSPPGNVMGQFRQNVGRHV, from the exons ATG GCGAAATGTATAAAG ATCTCAACCTTCTTCGCCCTCATTGCGCTTATCACTTCTGTTTCTGCGCTACCATCCTCCCAGAGCGTGGATGTTGAGCCAGCAGAGCTAATCAAGTCCAGAGCGGCTGACGATAGCTGGATGAATTCGGTTATCTCTTCTCACAACACAAATCGTGCAGCCTATGGTGCATCAGCTGTAACCTGGAATGCTAACTTGTACCCTGGTGCACTTTCATGGGCGCAGGCATGCAAGTTTCAACATAG CGGAGGAAACTATGGAGAGAACCTT TACGCAGCAAGTGGCAGTAGCAACATTATGGCGGATGGCATGAAAGCGTGGATGTCGGAAGCCTCTAAATACGATT ACAATAACCCTGGATTTTCTTCCGCGACTGGCCATTTTACACAG GTGGTATGGAAGGCTACGACCCAGGTTGCTTGTGCATCGGCAAATTGTCCGGCTGGAACCATCTTTCCAACGCTACCAGCCACATACCTAGTCTGCCGCTATTCACCTCCTGGAAATGTCATGGGCCAATTCCG GCAAAATGTAGGCCGTCATGTGTAG
- a CDS encoding Putative trans-acting enoyl reductase (Putative trans-acting enoyl reductase Rv2449c): protein MNEKTDILLLGATGYTGGLITRYLSVHPQRAHFSLALGARSADKLKKFAQELGLSGSVKFVQVDVTKEDEVEAAVKSTRVVINTVGPYWLWGTPVVRSCVRNGVHYVDLTGETTFIRRIITEFDYFATKTGSIIVPACGFDSIPSDITAYLANKTLKSLGPTPTGEYLAAGESTSAVMTVGGVSGGTVASMMVALEAVPKNETKESMLPYSISPFIGLKTQPFRFLYNLVIPGSKTLTGGHWVMAASNKAIVERSFGLLEIQNLTAKNKDSQIARYGPQFSYHEFMVTSGAVSAIVLTATLLIGFGLLLVKPIRHVAKAFLPKSGDGPTDEDMQKGFLKMTNITTSTSSPSLKVETVIKGKGDPGYLLTAIMISESALCFLLPPVSESSKIQPGKIGNIHSLPPLAQKGGVLTPVTAFGDVLIQRLEESGRFEFSSSVVNDAIHKKDA, encoded by the exons ATGAATGAGAAGACAGATATTCTCCTTCTCGGTGCGACAGGCTATACAGGAGGTCTCATCACACGTTATCTCTCAGTGCACCCGCAACGAGCACATTTCTCGTTGGCACTTGGAGCAAGGTCTGCGGACAAGCTTAAAAAGTTCGCTCAGGAGCTCGGTTTATCGGGCTCAGTTAAATTTGTGCAGGTCGACGTCACCAAGGAAGACGAGGTTGAAGCGGCGGTGAAGAGCACTAGAGTTGTCATCAACACTGTTGGTCCATACTGGCTCTGGGGAACACCAGTTGTCAG ATCATGTGTTCGCAATGGCGTGCATTATGTCGATCTAACTGGGGAGACGACGTTCATCAGACGAATAATTACCGA GTTCGATTATTTTGCCACCAAAACAGGGTCAATCATTGTACCTGCATGTGGATTTGATTCTATACCTTCAGATATCACTGCGTATTTGGCCAACAAAACTTTGAAATCGCTTGGCCCTACTCCTACCGGGGAGTATCTGGCCGCAGGCGAATCCACGAGTGCGGTCATGACTGTGGGCGGTGTATCTGGAGGGACAGTGGCGTCAATGATGGTAGCGCTCGAAGCTGTTCCGAAGAACGAAACCAAAGAGTCTATGCTTCCGTACTCGATAAGCCCGTTCATTGGCCTGAAAACCCAGCCTTTCCGTTTCTTGTACAATCTTGTCATTCCTGGATCTAAAACATTAACCGGAGGGCATTGGGTTATGGCTGCATCCAACAAGGCTATCGTTGAGCGCTCATTTGGACTATTGGAAATACAAAATCTGACTG CCAAGAACAAAGATTCACAAATTGCTCGATATGGTCCCCAATTTAGCTATCACGAATTTATGGTCACCTCTGGCGCGGTGTCTGCCATTGTATTGACTGCGACTCTGCTTATTGGGTTTGGTTTATTGTTGGTTAAGCCG ATTCGCCATGTTGCTAAAGCATTCTTGCCAAAATCTGGAGATGGCCCGACAGACGA GGATATGCAAAAGGGTTTCTTGAAAATGACCAATATCACCACTTCAACGTCCTCTCCTTCCCTCAAGGTCGAGACTGTGATTAAAGGAAAGGGCGACCCCGGTTACTTACTGACAGCCA TCATGATATCCGAATCTGCTCTTTGCTTCCTGTTACCACCAGTATCAGAATCGTCCAAAATCCAACCTGGAAAAATTGGCAACATTCATTCTCTACCTCCCTTAGCGCAAAAGGGCGGCGTTTTGACTCCCGTCACAGCGTTTGGTGATGTGCTAATTCAGCGTCTAGAAGAATCTGGGAGATTCGAGTTCTCAAGTTCCGTTGTAAACGATGCAATCCACAAAAAAGATGCTTGA
- a CDS encoding Para-nitrobenzyl esterase: MKFLLVVLTSALSVCHAISIHSRTNGGLIVNTVQGTVSGTFVTPTVRQFLGIPYASAGRWQPPTSPPKRRSILSATSYSDTCPQNLAPANLEFLKLAGGQGIDIPESESCLTANIWAPSLNRKQKTAVLIWIYGGAFQFGSSNLPIYNGQNFVRDNEDITIVTFNYRLNIFGQPNAPQLVSKTGSQNFGLLDIEAAVQWVHENIAAFGGDPDRISLFGQSAGSTATDAYAFSHPQDKIVKGIIQQSGNLGLVTNGLLANPTLDETTWNNLASSLGCGKTANSAQLSCMKEIPSRTLENAVIKTGSNFNLVTDNITIFSDIASRSAAGNFLKVPVLGGSTLNEGDIFTVASQLISPSGVALPFVTEILSDIQTQTTFTCPAGASAQIRLNAKVPTWRYQYQAVFPNISPRPDLRSYHASEIPIVFGTFNTTPSVPSTPTEILLSHYMQSAWVAFARNPSEGLVNFGWPLYDPTSPTLVQIGNAANATGMVLTTGSLLDTTCGNVPELLEFSGQLSANFA; encoded by the exons ATGAAATTTCTTCTTGTGGTGTTGACTTCTGCCTTGTCCGTCTGCCATGCCATCAGTATTCACTCGAGAACAAATGGCGGCCTCATTGTGAATACCGTACAGGGAACCGTTTCTGGTACATTTGTTACACCTACAGTCCGTCAATTTCTGGGTATACCGTATGCCTCCGCCGGCCGTTGGCAACCACCAACCAGTCCTCCGAAGCGGCGTTCAATCCTCAGCGCCACTAGCTACAGTGATACTTGTCCTCAAAATCTTGCGCCTGCGAACCTGGAGTTCTTAAAACTTGCTGGAGGGCAAGGCATTGATATTCCGGAATCCGAAAGTTGTCTTACTGCGAATATCTGGGCCCCAAGTCTTAATAGGAAGCAGAAAACTGCAGTATTGATATGGATTTACGGGGGTGCATTCCAATTCGGATCT AGCAATCTTCCAATCTACAATGGTCAAAATTTCGTGCGTGATAATGAAGATATCACTATTGTAACCTTCAATTATCGTCTTAACATCTTTGGACAACCAAACGCTCCCCAACTTGTCAGCAAAACTGGTTCCCAAAATTTTGGTCTTCTCGATATTGAAGCCGCTGTTCAATGGGTGCACGAAAATATTGCTGCATTCGGGGGCGATCCTGACCGTATCTCTTTATTCGGTCAAAGCGCAGGAAGTACAGCGACAGACGCATATGCATTTTCTCATCCTCAAGACAAGATTGTAAAAG GTATTATTCAACAATCGGGAAA TCTTGGGCTTGTAACAAATGGTCTACTTGCAAACCCCACACTTGATGAAACCACGTGGAATAACTTAGCGTCATCTTTGGGTTGTGGAAAGA CTGCCAACAGCGCTCAGCTCTCCTGCATGAAAGAAATACCCTCGCGTACACTAGAAAACGCGGTCATCAAAACTGGCTCAAACTTCAACCTTGTTACCGATA ATATTACCATATTTTCTGACATAGCATCGCGCTCTGCCGCTGGAAATTTCTTGAAAGTCCCTGTCCTAGGCGGAAGTACCCTGAATGAGGGAGACATTTTTACGGTTGCTTCTCAACTAATTTCACCGTCGGGAGTTGCTCTACCGTTTGTGACTGAGATTCTTTCCGATATACAAACACAG acaACATTTACCTGTCCGGCAGGAGCCTCTGCTCAAATCCGCCTCAACGCAAAAGTCCCTACCTGGAGATACCAATATCAAG CTGTATTCCCAAATATTTCCCCAAGGCCGGATTTGCGATCTTACCACGCTTCAGAAATTCCTATTGTCTTTGGAACATTCAACACTACTCCTTCGGTACCCTCCACACCAACAGAAATACTATTGTCCCATTACATGCAATCGGCTTGGGTAGCATTTGCTAGGAATCCCTCCGAAGGACTAGTCAATTTCGGGTGGCCGCTGTACGACCCAACATCGCCCACTCTAGTCCAGATTGGGAATGCTGCCAACGCAACTGGGATGGTTCTAACAACTGGCTCGCTCCTTGATACAACTTGTGGGAACGTACCTGAACTCCTTGAATTTTCAGGTCAACTTTCTGCCAATTTTGCTTGA
- a CDS encoding O-methyltransferase (O-methyltransferase ARMGADRAFT_1088206), which yields MAQPMMLALAKLISDSVAKVDQLCIEQGVIFPSLDDPFTTESESIKLHPEVAEAANYIISAAAQLIAILRPVPVTLSTSAIHVHVSSALRVVVDSNVVEILREAGPQGLHVKKISEKNGVEAGKLEITPDVFATNRISSALDTGKPYEELVKKTDESVKSSGFLYEALTYSSSEKAPSPPSPFNLAFNTELHIFSWLAQKGNEYRLQRFGIAFDGFDKMLPVNGVTKGYRWGSLPKGSIVVDVGGGVGSESMKIAKTFPDLKVIIQDAEGVVANGVKTNALQFYETRFPEGLSSAHDFFTPNPVTNARVFFMRFILHDWPDATCVKILKNLREVAAPDTELIINECLIQYACSTESDISKSIPGGRFKPPPSPLLPNLGYARIFHYLIDLQMAIVAHGVERTVEQYASILQKSGWKLKEVLRMPESAYSLHKLVAVPQPE from the exons ATGGCTCAACCAATGATGCTGGCTTTGGCAAAACTCATTTCTGACTCAGTGGCCAAGGTGGATCAACTCTGTATTGAACAGGGTGTCATTTTCCCGTCTCTTGATGACCCCTTCACGACCGAGAGCGAAAGCATCAAGTTGCACCCAGAAGTAGCCGAGGCTGCAAACTATATTATCAGCGCAGCAGCTCAGCTTATTGCCATCTTGAGGCCAGTTCCTGTCACTTTATCGACGAGCGCCATTCAT GTCCATGTCTCTTCGGCGTTGCGCGTTGTAGTAGACTCAAACGTAGTTGAAATTCTCCGGGAAGCCGGACCTCAG GGTCTTCATGTAAAAAAGATTTCAGAAAAGAATGGAGTCGAGGCTGGAAAATTAG AGATCACTCCGGATGTTTTTGCCACCAACCGTATCTCGTCTGCTTTGGACACTGGCAAACCATATGAGGAACTGGTCAAAAA AACTGATGAATCTGTGAAATCATCTGGATTCCTCTATGAAGCTCTCACCTACTCCAGCTCAGAGAAAGCTCCTTCGCCTCCTTCACCGTTCAATTTAGCCTTTAACACAGAACTACACATATTTTCATGGCTGGCACAGAAAGGAAATGAATACAGACTTCAACGGTTTGGGATAGCTTTCGACGGTTTCGACAAGATGCTACCTGTTAATGGAGTCACAAAGG GGTACCGTTGGGGATCGCTCCCTAAAGGAAGTATAGTTGTTGATGTTGGCGGGGGTGTTGGGTCCGAATCCATGAAGATAGCAAAGACGTTTCCAGACCTCAAGGTAATCATTCAAGATGCAGAAGGTGTAGTGGCAAACGGGGTCAAG ACTAATGCCCTGCAGTTCTATGAAACCCGATTCCCAGAAGGGCTGTCATCTG CTCACGATTTCTTTACTCCTAACCCAGTCACCAATGCTCGTGTGTTCTTCATGCGCTTTATTCTACACGACTGGCCCGATGCTACTTGTGTTAAGATCTTGAAGAATCTCAGAGAAGTAGCTGCTCCGGATACCGAACTCATCATCAACGAATGCCTGATTCAGTATGCCTGCTCGACAGAGTCGGATATATCGAAGAGCATTCCTGGTGGTCGGTTCAAACCACCCCCGTCTCCATTATTACCCAATCTTGGCTATGCACGAATTTTTCACTATCTTATTGACCTTCAG ATGGCGATTGTTGCCCATGGAGTTGAGCGCACTGTTGAACAATACGCATCGATCTTGCAGAAGTCGGGATGGAAGTTAAAAGAGGTCCTTCGCATGCCAGAGTCTGCGTACAGCCTGCACAAGTTGGTCGCGGTACCTCAGCCCGAGTAA
- a CDS encoding Kidney mitochondrial carrier protein 1, with product MTSTLPPIVQAFSGAIGSVSANTLTYPLDLVTTRLQLDSPQKSRRRGGIYGAALTFRRIFRDYGLDAFYDGLWADSCATLLAKPSKTRSSGLYKPSMFEELVLGFIAGVASRAVSTPLNIVTLKLQTEREDEEEESASSKSMGMIDVVKSIYKQQGLAGFWRGNVFGSYIEMEWG from the exons ATGACAAGCACCCTACCCCCTATTGTCCAGGCTTTCTCTGGAGCTATAGGAAGTGTCTCTGCAAATACTTTAACATACCCTCTCGATCTTGTAACAACAAGATTGCAATTGGATTCACCTCAAAAGAGTAGACGACGCGGCGGAATCTACGGCGCAGCTCTGACTTTCAGACGCATATTCAGGGACTATGGATTGGATGCATTTTACGATGGCCTGTGGGCAGATTCATGTGCCACATTACTAGCAAA ACCTTCTAAAACACGATCTTCAGGGCTATACAAACCATCAATGTTTGAGGAACTGGTTCTGGGTTTCATAGCCGGAGTTGCTTCTCGAGCTGTATCCACTCCGCTCAACATTGTAACCCTCAAACTTCAAACAGAAcgcgaagacgaggaggaggaaagtgCCAGCTCAAAGTCAATGGGGATGATTGATGTCGTAAAATCCATCTACAAGCAGCAGGGTCTTGCAGGGTTTTGGCGCGGTAATGTCTTTGGCTCCTACATAGAGATGGAATGGGGCTAA
- a CDS encoding 3-hydroxybutyryl-CoA dehydrogenase, with product MSIAHGIRTLGVLGAGQMGTGIAMVAALRAKVPVLLHDRSSEQVTKGLSLVDKLLAKDVSKGRLTNEEAKEARDRITVVGSEAGIKGLRDVDMVIEAVSESLPLKQSIFGSFAAELRPDAILATNTSSISITKIAAASIPNGLSAASEVGKKSASRVVGLHFFNPVPVMKLVELISALQTSEETLERARSFAVACGKEVTVSKDVPGFVSNALLMPFINEAIMCLEKGTATREDIDTTLKLGMNHPMGPLQLDTCLAIQQTLYEGTRDSKYRPSILLERMVDAQWYGKKNGKGFYEYK from the exons ATGTCTATTGCTCACGGAATCCGTACTTTGGGCGTCCTCGGAGCAGGCCAGATGGGTACTGGCATCGCGATGGTTGCAGCCCTTCGCGCCAAAGTGCCAGTGCTGCTACACGATCGCTCAAGTGAACAAGTAACCAAGGGACTTTCCCTAGTGGACAAGCTCCTGGCCAAAGATGTATCAAAAGGGCGTTTGACAAACGAAGAGGCCAAAGAGGCTCGAGATAGGATCACTGTTGTTGGATCGGAGGCTGGGATCAAGGGGCTGAGAGACGTCGACATGGTCATCGAG GCAGTCTCAGAGTCTCTGCCTCTCAAGCAGTCAATATTCGGATCATTCGCAGCTGAGCTGAGGCCCGACGCGATTCTGGCCACAAATACCAGCTCCATCAGCATCACCAAAATAGCAGCTGCATCCATCCCCAATGGACTCAGTGCTGCGAGCGAAGTAGGGAAGAAAAGCGCGTCGCGCGTTGTTG GACTACATTTCTTCAACCCAGTGCCAGTTATG AAACTCGTGGAGTTGATTTCTGCCCTCCAAACATCGGAAGAAACCCTCGAGAGAGCCCGATCTTTTGCCGTTGCATGTGGAAAGG AGGTCACCGTGTCAAAAGATGTTCCTGGATTTGTTTCAAACGCACTCTTGATGCCATTCATTAACGAG GCTATTATGTGCTTGGAGAAG GGTACGGCGACGCGCGAGGATATTGATACCACACTAAAACTAGGAATGAACCATCCCATGGGCCCACTACAGCTTG ATACCTGTCTAGCTATTCAGCAGACTCTATACGAGGGCACGCGCGATTCCAAATACCGACCAAGCATCCTATTGGAGCGCATGGTTGATGCGCAATGGTATGGAAAAAAGAACGGGAAAGGATTCTACGAATACAAGTAA
- a CDS encoding ER lumen protein-retaining receptor: MNLFRLLGDLSHLASILILLHKIQTSRSCRGISFKTQMLYVIVFVTRYLDLFFRYVSLYNSVMKLFFITSSCYILYLMKFKYRPTHDPSIDTFKIEYLIGPSVLFALLFHYHFWVSELLWSFSIWLEAVAILPQLFMLQRTGEAETITTHYLAALGAYRALYIPNWIYRYFTEGLVDPIAVTAGIVQTGLYIDFFYVYFTKVLQGQKFELPA; this comes from the exons ATGAATTTGTTCCGGTTGCTTG GTGATTTATCACATTTGGCCTCCATTCTTATTTTGCTACACAAGATACAGACTTCTCGATCATGTAGAG GAATTTCCTTTAAGACGCAGATGCTCTATGTCATCGTGTTTGTTACGCGCTATTTGGACCTGTTCTTCCGATATGTGTCGTTGTACAACTCGGTCATGAAGTTGTTCTTCATCACAAGCAGTTGCTACATCCTTTACCTCATGAAGTTCAAGTACAG ACCAACGCACGACCCCTCTATTGATACGTTCAAGATCGAATATCTCATTGGCCCCAGTGTCCTTTTCGCCCTCCTTTTCCACTACCACTTTTGGGTCTCCGAACTTCTTTGGTCTTTCTCTATTTGGCTGGAAGCTGTCGCCATTCTTCCTCAGTTGTTCATGCTTCAGCGCACCGGAGAGGCGGAGACTATCACGACTCATTACCTAGCGGCGCTAGGTGCATACAGGGCTTTATACATCCCTAATTGGATTTATAG ATATTTCACTGAAGGACTTGTAGACCCAATTGCAGTGACGGCTGGAATCGTCCAAACCGGCCTATACATTGACTTCTTCTATGTCTATTTCACAAA AGTATTACAAGGTCAGAAATTCGAGCTCCCTGCATGA
- a CDS encoding putative endo-beta-1,4-glucanase D, translated as MKFSAILASALLATQSVSAHYIFKTVIAGDKSSTAAVRQPQSVEPFHGITSPDTTCNHNPSAAQETVEVPAGGKLGFQLSNNMYHQGPVSIYLGKAPGSAADWDGSGQNWFKIAEWGASNLNPLQFSSVGMSEFLTSIPENTPPGEYLARIEQIALHLGTGVPEIFVSCAQIKVTGGGSGTPPTVSIPGYIQDNDPGVTVDIYNNKGKPYTVPGPAVWRG; from the exons ATGAAGTTCTCCGCCATCCTCGCATCTGCCCTCCTTGCCACCCAGAGCGTGTCTGCTCACT ACATCTTCAAGACTGTGATCGCTGGCGACAAGTCTTCAACAGCAGCTGTACGCCAGCCTCAGAGTGTCGAGCCATTCCATGGTATCACGTCTCCCGATACGACCTGTAATCACAACCCCTCCGCTGCCCAAGAGACCGTCGAGGTTCCCGCTGGTGGCAAGCTCGGATTCCAACTGAGCAACAACATGTACCACCAGGGGCCTGTCTCCATATATCTCGGCAAGGCTCCTGGAAGCGCTGCGGATTGGGATGGCAGTGGCCAAAATTGGTTCAAG ATCGCCGAGTGGGGTGCCAGCAACCTCAACCCCCTACAGTTCTCGTCTGTCGGCATGTCAGAATTTCTGACATCTATCCCTGAAAACACTCCTCCTGGAGAG TACCTCGCTCGTATTGAGCAAATCGCTCTTCACCTAGGCACAGGTGTTCCGGAGATATTCGTTTCATGCGCTCAGATCAAGGTCACCGGAGGAGGCTCTGGCACGCCGCCAACTGTCTCCATCCCAGGATACATCCAAGACAACG ACCCTGGTGTCACTGTCGACATATACAACAACAAGGGCAAGCCCTACACCGTCCCCGGACCTGCGGTTTGGCGCGGATAA